A genomic stretch from Halorhodospira halophila SL1 includes:
- the htpG gene encoding molecular chaperone HtpG: MSADTQSETLEFQAEVQQLLSLMIHSVYSNREVFLRELISNASDAIDKLRFEALQQESLYEDDPELKIRVEADPEARTVTVIDNGIGMSREDVIENLGTIAHSGTRRFLEQLTGDQHKDAQLIGQFGVGFYSAFVVADRVEVYTRKAGAAAAEGVRWSSDGQGAYTVDTVERAERGTAVVLHLPEAQQEFCDDMRLRQIIRKYSDHISVPIEMPVRNADQGDDADSEAEAPQWEIVNRASALWMRPKSEISEEDYQELYKHVAHDFDDPLTWIHNHVEGRQSYVSLLYIPKRPPFDLYEQKPAHGVKLYVRRVFITEDTEHLLPRYLRFVRGVIDSDDLPLNISREMLQHNPMISSLRSASVKRILDRLECMAKNEPEDYATFWQAFGRVFKEGIAEDPGNRERIARLLRFSSTHEEKETPDVSLDDYVARMKDGQEKIYYVTAESFNAARNSPHLEIFRRHGIEVLLLPDPVDEWLVAHLHEYDGKQLASVAKGELDLEALGEEDDKQARQEKEQAYEDLCKRLGETLGERVSEVRVSHRLTDSPACLVVGEYDFGMGMQRLLQAAGHQLPAGQPALEVNPDHSVIERLATESGQRFEDWALTLYEQSLLAEGGQLEDPAAYVRRVNNLLAG; the protein is encoded by the coding sequence AGCTGCTGAGCCTGATGATTCACTCGGTGTACTCGAACCGGGAGGTCTTCCTCCGCGAGCTCATCTCCAACGCCTCGGATGCCATCGATAAGCTGCGCTTCGAGGCGCTTCAGCAGGAATCCCTCTACGAAGACGATCCGGAACTCAAGATCCGCGTCGAGGCCGATCCAGAGGCCCGCACCGTCACCGTGATCGACAACGGCATCGGCATGAGTCGCGAGGATGTGATCGAAAACCTCGGGACCATCGCCCACTCGGGGACCCGCCGTTTCCTTGAGCAGCTGACGGGTGATCAGCACAAGGATGCGCAGCTGATCGGCCAGTTCGGTGTCGGATTTTATTCGGCCTTTGTGGTCGCCGACCGGGTTGAGGTCTACACCCGCAAGGCCGGCGCCGCTGCAGCTGAGGGCGTGCGCTGGAGTTCTGATGGCCAGGGGGCCTACACCGTCGACACCGTCGAGCGCGCCGAGCGCGGCACCGCCGTGGTGCTGCACCTCCCCGAGGCGCAGCAGGAGTTCTGCGACGACATGCGCCTGCGCCAGATCATCCGCAAGTACTCCGACCATATCTCGGTCCCCATCGAGATGCCGGTGCGCAACGCGGACCAGGGTGATGACGCGGACAGTGAGGCCGAGGCCCCGCAGTGGGAGATCGTCAACCGCGCCTCGGCGCTGTGGATGCGGCCGAAGAGCGAGATCTCCGAGGAAGATTATCAAGAGCTGTACAAGCACGTCGCCCACGACTTCGACGATCCCCTGACCTGGATCCACAACCATGTCGAGGGGCGCCAGTCCTATGTCTCGTTGCTCTACATCCCCAAGCGCCCTCCGTTCGATCTCTACGAGCAGAAGCCGGCCCACGGGGTCAAGCTCTATGTGCGGCGCGTCTTCATCACCGAGGATACGGAGCACCTGCTGCCGCGCTACCTGCGTTTCGTCCGGGGCGTCATCGACTCGGACGATCTGCCGCTGAACATCTCCCGGGAGATGTTGCAGCACAACCCGATGATCAGCTCGCTGCGTTCGGCCTCGGTCAAGCGCATCCTCGACCGGCTCGAGTGCATGGCGAAGAACGAGCCGGAGGACTACGCCACCTTCTGGCAGGCCTTTGGGCGGGTCTTCAAGGAGGGCATCGCCGAGGATCCGGGCAACCGGGAGCGCATCGCGCGGCTGCTGCGCTTCTCCTCGACCCACGAAGAGAAGGAGACGCCGGACGTCAGTCTGGACGACTACGTCGCCCGGATGAAGGACGGCCAGGAGAAGATCTACTACGTAACGGCGGAGAGCTTCAACGCCGCGCGGAATAGCCCGCATCTGGAGATCTTCCGTCGCCACGGCATCGAGGTCCTGCTGCTCCCGGATCCCGTCGACGAGTGGTTGGTGGCCCATCTGCACGAGTACGATGGCAAGCAGCTGGCGTCGGTGGCCAAGGGTGAGCTCGATCTGGAGGCCCTCGGCGAAGAGGACGACAAGCAGGCGCGGCAGGAGAAGGAGCAGGCCTACGAAGACCTCTGTAAGCGTCTGGGTGAGACCCTGGGTGAGCGGGTCAGCGAGGTCCGGGTCAGCCACCGCCTGACCGATTCGCCGGCCTGCCTGGTCGTCGGCGAGTACGATTTCGGCATGGGCATGCAGCGCCTGTTGCAGGCTGCCGGGCATCAGCTTCCTGCAGGTCAACCGGCGCTGGAGGTTAATCCGGATCACTCCGTGATTGAGCGATTGGCGACGGAGTCGGGACAGCGCTTCGAAGACTGGGCCTTGACGCTCTACGAGCAGTCGCTGCTCGCCGAGGGAGGGCAGCTGGAGGATCCAGCCGCGTATGTCCGACGTGTTAATAACCTCCTGGCTGGCTAG